One genomic window of Paenisporosarcina antarctica includes the following:
- a CDS encoding ABC transporter permease subunit has protein sequence MKGIFKWVIQFVVALFSILLISGAPLLITGFQQGELLWKEYIETLQFHVKSLWNFRELSVDYYIGRGEVRQVSVFPQLFENISYSLQLLFLALAAAIIFMLIGTFITMLLSEKSRSRVKLFLYFLESFPDILIILLAQLSIVIIFQQTGVLVSKIAAIGDDRIYWLPVLCLMILPMIQLYRLSMLTFEAEERQMYVELAKSLGFSKAFILFLHILRNAIISVFFQSKKTMWFMLSNLFILELMFNIPGIMYYMFENLSGILFLVTVLSFFLPVFLLYSLGEWYFLRRMNRGGATL, from the coding sequence ATGAAAGGCATTTTTAAATGGGTGATTCAATTTGTTGTTGCGCTGTTTAGCATTCTCCTTATAAGTGGTGCTCCACTTTTAATTACAGGTTTCCAACAAGGTGAATTGTTATGGAAAGAATACATAGAAACGCTCCAATTTCATGTGAAGTCTCTTTGGAATTTTCGAGAGCTAAGTGTCGACTATTACATTGGACGAGGGGAAGTACGCCAAGTATCTGTATTTCCGCAACTCTTTGAAAATATTAGCTACTCTTTGCAACTTTTATTTTTAGCACTAGCAGCTGCGATTATTTTCATGTTAATTGGCACTTTTATTACGATGTTATTGAGTGAAAAATCCCGGTCACGCGTGAAACTATTTTTATATTTTTTGGAGTCATTTCCGGATATCTTAATTATTTTATTAGCCCAATTGTCCATCGTCATCATTTTTCAACAAACCGGCGTCTTGGTATCTAAAATTGCGGCAATCGGTGACGACAGGATCTACTGGCTTCCAGTATTGTGTTTAATGATTCTACCAATGATTCAACTGTATCGTTTAAGCATGCTGACGTTTGAAGCAGAAGAACGTCAAATGTATGTGGAGCTTGCAAAATCATTAGGATTTAGCAAAGCATTTATCTTATTCCTACATATCTTGCGTAACGCCATTATCAGTGTGTTTTTCCAATCTAAAAAAACAATGTGGTTCATGTTATCAAATCTCTTCATTCTCGAATTAATGTTTAACATTCCTGGCATTATGTATTACATGTTCGAAAACTTGAGCGGAATTTTGTTTTTAGTCACTGTCTTGAGCTTCTTCTTACCCGTTTTCTTATTATATAGTTTAGGAGAATGGTACTTCTTGCGCCGAATGAATAGGGGAGGTGCCACACTTTGA
- a CDS encoding DUF423 domain-containing protein: MPFFIIAGAINAFIAVAFGAFGAHALKEKLSEKYLAIWETAVQYQMYHAIGLIVIGILMSTNIIGNVSQLSWAGYLMLTGIVIFSGSLYVLSLSGIGILGAITPIGGVAFLTAWLLVIVAAVKHMN, translated from the coding sequence ATGCCATTTTTTATAATTGCAGGTGCAATTAACGCATTTATAGCCGTTGCTTTTGGAGCATTCGGTGCACATGCGCTGAAAGAAAAATTATCGGAAAAATATTTAGCTATTTGGGAAACTGCAGTCCAATACCAAATGTATCATGCAATTGGATTAATTGTGATTGGAATTTTAATGAGCACAAACATCATCGGCAATGTATCACAACTTAGCTGGGCAGGTTACTTAATGTTAACTGGCATCGTGATTTTCTCCGGCTCACTTTATGTACTAAGCTTAAGTGGAATTGGTATATTAGGAGCCATTACACCAATCGGAGGAGTAGCCTTCCTTACAGCGTGGCTACTCGTTATCGTGGCTGCAGTAAAACATATGAATTAA
- the gerQ gene encoding spore coat protein GerQ: MVQYYWNPAYQQQQMTPPAIPAGTRPQQPPTQEESYIENILRLNKGKVATFYLTFANNREWNAKVVTGVIEAAGRDHVIVSDPKTGKRYLLLMIYLDYVTFDEEVLYF; this comes from the coding sequence TTGGTACAATATTATTGGAATCCAGCTTACCAACAACAACAAATGACACCTCCGGCAATCCCTGCTGGTACTCGACCTCAGCAACCGCCAACACAAGAAGAATCGTATATAGAAAATATTTTAAGACTCAATAAAGGAAAGGTTGCAACATTTTACTTAACGTTTGCAAATAACCGGGAATGGAATGCAAAAGTTGTTACAGGAGTTATTGAAGCAGCAGGCCGTGATCATGTCATTGTAAGCGATCCAAAAACAGGAAAACGCTACTTACTTCTAATGATTTACTTAGATTATGTAACGTTTGATGAGGAAGTTCTATATTTTTAG
- a CDS encoding acetamidase/formamidase family protein — MVENITRESGIIYEFNEMNEPIATVKSGTTLRIETYDCFKNQIVSEGMELVDLDWNQINPATGPIYVEEACPGDVLKVSIHAIEIESQGVMLVGPDLGVMGKFIKQMTAKILPIENDKILFNDLQLPLNKMIGVIGVAPSGKGINCGTPGPHGGNMDNKMVTQGATMYFPVAVEGALFGLGDFHAAMGDGEVSISGVEVAGAATVTLEVIKGVTVEQPMLENEQSFTQIASALTLDEASKIATQLMIHRLVEQTHMTVSEMTMLMSAVGQLEICQVVDPLVTVRFVVPKWLLTQLAITLI, encoded by the coding sequence ATGGTGGAGAATATTACGCGTGAGTCTGGAATTATTTATGAATTTAACGAGATGAATGAACCGATTGCAACTGTAAAATCAGGGACCACGTTACGCATTGAAACATACGATTGCTTTAAAAATCAAATTGTCTCTGAAGGTATGGAGCTTGTTGATCTAGATTGGAATCAAATCAATCCTGCAACGGGACCGATTTATGTAGAAGAAGCATGTCCAGGTGACGTTTTGAAAGTATCTATTCATGCCATTGAAATCGAGTCACAAGGTGTTATGCTAGTTGGTCCAGATTTAGGCGTTATGGGTAAATTTATTAAACAAATGACCGCGAAAATTTTACCAATTGAAAACGATAAAATTCTATTTAATGATTTACAATTACCCCTTAATAAAATGATTGGAGTTATTGGAGTCGCACCTAGTGGAAAAGGCATTAACTGCGGGACACCTGGACCGCACGGTGGCAATATGGACAATAAAATGGTGACACAAGGAGCAACCATGTATTTTCCCGTAGCTGTTGAAGGTGCTTTGTTTGGGCTAGGAGATTTCCATGCAGCGATGGGGGACGGAGAAGTTAGTATTTCTGGTGTCGAAGTAGCTGGAGCGGCAACAGTAACACTTGAAGTGATAAAGGGGGTTACTGTAGAGCAACCCATGCTCGAAAATGAACAAAGCTTTACTCAAATTGCGTCCGCTTTGACATTGGATGAAGCATCAAAGATAGCTACACAGCTAATGATTCATCGACTTGTTGAACAAACTCACATGACCGTTAGTGAGATGACGATGCTCATGAGTGCAGTAGGTCAATTAGAAATTTGCCAAGTTGTCGATCCTTTAGTTACTGTAAGATTTGTCGTGCCAAAATGGCTTCTCACACAATTAGCAATAACTTTAATTTAA
- a CDS encoding cell wall hydrolase, translating into MAVIRATEKDVETLARLMRAEAEGDGTLGMLLAGNVGVNRVRNDCLDFRDIRTVQQMVFQSPGGFEATTKPYFYQRARPQDIALARRLIAGERFHPAEHSLWFFEPTGACPNQWYNQWNVGRFKAHCFYSPTAVDCPRL; encoded by the coding sequence GTGGCAGTTATCCGCGCAACTGAAAAAGATGTGGAAACGTTGGCTCGTTTAATGAGAGCAGAAGCTGAAGGAGATGGAACTCTCGGTATGCTGTTGGCTGGGAATGTTGGCGTCAACCGTGTCCGAAACGATTGTCTCGATTTTAGAGATATTCGCACTGTTCAGCAAATGGTGTTCCAGAGTCCTGGTGGTTTTGAAGCTACCACAAAACCATATTTTTATCAGCGTGCTCGACCACAAGATATAGCACTTGCTCGACGTCTAATAGCAGGCGAGCGTTTTCATCCCGCCGAGCATTCTCTATGGTTTTTCGAACCAACAGGAGCTTGCCCAAACCAGTGGTATAACCAATGGAATGTAGGTCGTTTCAAAGCACATTGTTTTTACTCTCCAACTGCCGTAGATTGTCCCCGACTTTAA
- the pdxK gene encoding pyridoxine/pyridoxal/pyridoxamine kinase: MKKTLTIAGSDTSGGAGIQADLKTFQEHGTYGMNALTVIVTMDPENGWSHGIYPISVETLQAQLKTALSTNVDAIKTGMLPTVEIIQTAAEAIDQSAVKNVVIDPVLVCKGEDEALFPENVDAMVKLLLPRALVVTPNLFEAGQLSGLETLHTIDDMKRAAAKIHEAGAKNVVIKGGKQLQHDKAVDLFFDGSTYTLLESQKTDTTYNHGAGCTFAAAITANLANGLAVKESVIEAKKFVSAAIANGWKLNQYVGPVMHGAKNRFGAPEVTTSEI, encoded by the coding sequence ATGAAAAAAACGTTAACTATCGCAGGTTCTGATACTTCAGGTGGAGCAGGAATACAAGCAGATTTAAAAACGTTCCAAGAGCACGGCACATATGGAATGAATGCCTTAACAGTCATCGTAACAATGGATCCAGAAAATGGTTGGAGCCACGGAATCTATCCGATTTCAGTTGAAACGTTGCAGGCTCAATTGAAGACCGCCCTTTCAACTAATGTGGATGCTATCAAAACAGGCATGTTACCGACCGTTGAGATCATTCAAACAGCTGCCGAAGCAATTGATCAATCAGCCGTTAAGAATGTTGTCATTGATCCTGTACTCGTTTGTAAAGGTGAAGATGAGGCCTTATTTCCTGAAAATGTAGATGCTATGGTGAAATTATTGCTACCTCGCGCTTTGGTTGTAACGCCAAACTTATTCGAAGCGGGTCAACTTTCTGGACTTGAGACATTACACACTATTGACGATATGAAACGTGCTGCAGCAAAAATTCATGAAGCTGGCGCAAAAAATGTCGTTATTAAAGGCGGCAAACAATTGCAACATGACAAAGCAGTCGACTTATTCTTCGATGGGTCTACTTACACCCTACTTGAATCACAAAAAACAGATACTACTTACAATCACGGTGCTGGTTGCACATTTGCAGCTGCTATCACAGCTAACTTAGCGAACGGTCTAGCTGTAAAAGAATCAGTTATTGAAGCAAAGAAATTTGTCTCAGCTGCTATTGCGAATGGCTGGAAGTTAAATCAATATGTTGGACCCGTGATGCACGGAGCGAAAAATCGCTTTGGCGCACCAGAAGTCACAACATCTGAAATATAA
- a CDS encoding DUF4230 domain-containing protein, giving the protein MLKDQRIREIEKLLEELKAQEEVAVTVESVQPRSSGFSQVVSFMRSKFLWFLTAVIALLLIVPLSAFWIINGSTFTENKGAFLEQIQSLNELATAQAYTKVMIERQDNAILGKEIGLNLPGTKRNLLVVIPGSVKAGIDFSTLTENDIVLDEEAKTAKLTLPKAQFLGGPEIFFEQVKVYSYEGLFRGEANLSEAYELAEEAKILMMEETTGQGVLELAEENAARSVSDMFALVEYDVTVEFKE; this is encoded by the coding sequence ATGTTAAAAGATCAGAGAATAAGAGAAATTGAAAAATTACTTGAAGAATTAAAAGCACAAGAAGAAGTAGCTGTAACTGTAGAAAGTGTTCAACCACGTTCATCTGGATTTAGCCAAGTTGTCTCTTTTATGCGTAGCAAATTCTTATGGTTCCTCACCGCAGTTATAGCACTCCTATTAATCGTTCCTCTTTCAGCTTTTTGGATAATTAATGGCAGCACCTTTACAGAGAATAAAGGGGCTTTCTTAGAACAAATTCAATCATTAAATGAATTGGCAACTGCGCAAGCTTACACAAAAGTCATGATTGAACGTCAAGATAATGCGATTTTAGGAAAAGAAATTGGTCTGAATTTACCTGGAACAAAGCGTAATTTATTGGTAGTCATTCCTGGGTCCGTAAAAGCGGGAATTGATTTTTCAACGCTAACTGAGAATGATATTGTGCTCGATGAAGAAGCGAAAACAGCTAAGCTTACATTGCCCAAAGCACAATTTTTAGGGGGACCAGAAATTTTCTTTGAACAAGTCAAAGTGTATTCATATGAAGGGTTGTTCCGAGGTGAAGCTAACTTGTCAGAAGCTTATGAATTAGCTGAAGAAGCGAAAATACTGATGATGGAAGAAACTACGGGGCAAGGGGTACTAGAACTAGCTGAAGAAAATGCGGCGCGCTCCGTTTCTGATATGTTTGCATTAGTAGAATATGATGTAACCGTTGAATTTAAGGAGTGA
- a CDS encoding YwdI family protein: MIPLSRVVTEIEKYVTVAKGKGDDQSIRESLLAIRALCDVVLSEQPDINPHLPMQIAQPTSAAQSITVGERIKEEDANGDSLFDF, encoded by the coding sequence ATGATACCACTAAGTCGAGTTGTCACCGAAATAGAAAAGTACGTAACTGTAGCAAAGGGAAAAGGCGACGATCAAAGTATTCGTGAATCCCTACTCGCTATTCGAGCACTATGCGATGTGGTATTAAGCGAACAGCCTGACATAAATCCGCACTTACCTATGCAAATTGCACAACCAACTTCTGCTGCGCAATCTATTACAGTAGGAGAGCGTATAAAAGAAGAAGACGCAAACGGCGATTCGTTGTTTGATTTTTAA
- a CDS encoding uracil-DNA glycosylase codes for MGKKMVDHDWQQVLKTEFDKPYYTQLHEFLEQQYANETVYPPKDDLWSAFEKTSFKNVKVVILGQDPYHGPGQAHGMSFSVKAGIKHPPSLRNMLKELNDDLGCELPEEGMLTKWAQQGVFLLNTVLTVRAGAAHSHKGQGWELFTDEVIRKLSQRQTPVVFVLWGKPAQLKRRLIDTSRHAIVESVHPSPLSAYRGFLGSKPYSKINEQLTQWGIQPIDFCLK; via the coding sequence GTGGGAAAAAAGATGGTTGATCATGATTGGCAACAAGTACTCAAGACAGAATTCGACAAACCCTATTATACCCAGTTACATGAATTTTTAGAACAACAATACGCAAACGAAACCGTGTATCCTCCTAAGGATGATTTATGGAGCGCTTTTGAGAAAACCTCATTTAAAAACGTCAAAGTAGTGATCCTGGGACAAGATCCATACCACGGTCCAGGTCAAGCACACGGCATGAGTTTTTCGGTTAAAGCAGGAATTAAGCATCCACCGAGTTTGCGAAACATGTTAAAAGAACTGAACGATGATCTCGGATGCGAACTCCCAGAAGAAGGCATGTTGACCAAATGGGCACAACAAGGCGTCTTCCTATTAAATACAGTTCTTACCGTTCGGGCTGGTGCTGCACATTCACATAAAGGACAAGGATGGGAACTATTTACAGATGAAGTGATACGAAAGCTTTCCCAGCGCCAAACACCAGTAGTCTTCGTTTTGTGGGGGAAACCGGCGCAATTGAAAAGAAGGTTGATCGACACTTCTCGTCATGCCATCGTCGAATCTGTTCATCCTAGTCCACTCAGTGCATACCGAGGATTCCTCGGGAGTAAACCCTATTCCAAAATTAATGAGCAACTGACACAATGGGGGATACAACCCATAGACTTTTGTTTGAAGTAG
- a CDS encoding ABC transporter permease subunit codes for MHYVPMTIFAVILLTPVLWMPEEGFSTTINERIVIQVVIMALITVPIVVTLIGNEANLLYHQEYILASRTLGASRRRIIIRHLFPQLREKMLVLYGQQVVESLIVFAHLGLLQLFIGGTDVDYDPMFGDPPKSISYEWAGIFGNTFRYLQGAPWLPLGPAISFALVILAIAAMIEGYTRAKNSQAKIPKRKRMAFVSEETIEWNQQQLKTKMILLKKDSTSSK; via the coding sequence ATGCATTACGTACCTATGACGATTTTTGCTGTCATCTTACTAACTCCTGTGTTGTGGATGCCTGAGGAAGGATTTTCTACGACGATTAACGAAAGAATCGTCATCCAAGTTGTCATTATGGCACTGATAACGGTACCAATCGTAGTAACATTAATTGGAAACGAAGCCAATCTTTTGTACCATCAAGAATATATATTAGCTTCACGGACACTCGGTGCTAGTCGCAGACGCATTATAATTCGACATTTATTTCCTCAACTACGCGAGAAAATGTTGGTGCTATACGGTCAACAAGTCGTTGAATCTCTCATTGTATTTGCCCATTTAGGATTGCTGCAATTATTCATAGGGGGAACAGATGTAGACTATGACCCCATGTTTGGAGATCCACCTAAATCGATTTCTTATGAATGGGCAGGGATTTTTGGCAACACCTTCCGCTATCTACAAGGAGCACCGTGGCTTCCATTAGGTCCAGCCATAAGCTTTGCGCTCGTCATTCTAGCCATTGCCGCTATGATTGAAGGTTACACAAGAGCGAAAAATAGCCAAGCCAAAATACCAAAACGCAAAAGAATGGCCTTCGTCTCTGAAGAAACGATTGAATGGAACCAACAACAACTTAAGACCAAGATGATTTTGTTAAAAAAGGATTCGACATCGTCTAAATAA
- a CDS encoding CaiB/BaiF CoA transferase family protein — MKPLDQIRVLDITYYLPGPFSTMRLAEMGADVVKIEPPEGDPAISMSGGAIHRANNRGKVIVHLDLKTPHGKEQLAERIKHSDVLLESFRPGVMERLGFGYEEVKAINPSIVYCSMTGYGSGSPLGNFGSHDLNYLALSGVLSQIQDSKGKPVIPKTTLADYAGGFAVSESILAALVLRFRKGEGSKIEVSITDTMAKFQGTNLEYLASGVSDHGIPEIDGSYVAYNIYETKDGRYIALAALELKFWTNFCEFAKRPDWQAMQFELAGSEVHQQIDLFFASLSWEEWLNISLETDFCLTPIMYPSELDQHPHWSSRGNLVSLKQ, encoded by the coding sequence ATGAAACCATTGGATCAAATTCGCGTGTTGGACATTACGTATTACTTACCAGGACCGTTTTCGACCATGCGTCTTGCAGAAATGGGTGCAGATGTAGTGAAAATCGAACCACCAGAAGGAGATCCAGCGATTTCGATGAGTGGCGGGGCTATACATCGCGCGAATAATCGTGGGAAGGTAATAGTCCATTTAGATTTGAAAACCCCTCATGGAAAAGAACAACTGGCAGAACGAATTAAACATTCAGATGTCTTGCTAGAATCGTTTAGACCAGGGGTGATGGAACGTCTTGGATTTGGTTATGAAGAGGTTAAAGCGATCAATCCATCAATTGTGTATTGCTCAATGACTGGATACGGATCGGGTAGTCCGCTAGGGAATTTTGGTAGTCATGACTTGAACTACCTTGCTTTATCAGGCGTTCTCTCACAAATACAAGACAGTAAAGGCAAGCCTGTTATTCCTAAAACTACTTTAGCGGATTACGCAGGAGGATTTGCTGTATCTGAATCTATATTAGCTGCACTTGTTCTCCGTTTTCGAAAAGGGGAAGGTTCGAAAATTGAAGTTTCAATAACAGATACGATGGCTAAATTCCAAGGAACAAATCTTGAATACTTGGCTTCAGGAGTATCGGATCACGGAATCCCTGAAATAGATGGATCATATGTTGCGTACAATATATATGAAACAAAAGATGGACGTTACATTGCGTTAGCCGCCCTTGAATTGAAGTTTTGGACTAATTTCTGCGAATTTGCGAAGCGACCTGATTGGCAAGCCATGCAATTTGAACTTGCCGGAAGTGAAGTTCATCAACAAATCGACCTATTTTTCGCATCACTTTCGTGGGAAGAGTGGTTAAATATTTCACTTGAAACGGATTTTTGCTTAACACCTATAATGTATCCAAGCGAGCTTGATCAACATCCACATTGGTCAAGTAGGGGGAATTTGGTTTCTTTGAAACAATGA
- the bshB2 gene encoding bacillithiol biosynthesis deacetylase BshB2, producing the protein MTLPQERHVLVVFPHPDDEAFGVSGTIATYIKQGTPVTYACLTLGEMGRNLGNPPFATRESLPHIRKQELLAAAQAMGLTDLRMMGLRDKTVEFEDDEKMVQMMTKLIEETNPSLVITFYPNYAVHPDHEATARAVVRAIRRMDETLRPKLHGVAFANNTKDELGEADIVHDIRQSRDQKMGAMRAHISQTAWMLEEMDKRLAEGEPKAENWLSYERFYHYRWHEDFEKTF; encoded by the coding sequence ATGACGCTTCCACAAGAGAGACATGTTTTGGTTGTTTTTCCTCACCCAGATGATGAGGCATTCGGTGTCTCAGGAACAATTGCCACATATATTAAGCAAGGAACACCTGTTACATATGCTTGTTTAACACTTGGCGAAATGGGCCGAAATTTAGGTAATCCCCCATTCGCAACGAGAGAATCCTTGCCACATATTCGCAAACAAGAATTACTTGCTGCAGCACAAGCGATGGGCCTAACGGATTTACGTATGATGGGTTTACGCGATAAAACTGTCGAATTTGAAGATGATGAAAAAATGGTTCAAATGATGACGAAATTAATTGAAGAAACCAATCCTTCACTTGTGATCACCTTTTATCCGAATTATGCCGTCCACCCTGACCATGAAGCAACAGCTCGCGCGGTTGTTCGTGCGATTCGACGAATGGATGAAACACTCCGTCCAAAACTGCATGGTGTTGCATTCGCAAACAATACAAAAGACGAACTAGGTGAAGCAGACATCGTCCATGATATTCGCCAATCACGCGATCAAAAAATGGGTGCTATGAGAGCACATATTTCACAAACAGCGTGGATGTTAGAAGAGATGGACAAACGTTTAGCTGAAGGAGAACCCAAAGCTGAAAACTGGCTTTCGTACGAACGCTTCTACCACTATCGTTGGCATGAAGATTTTGAAAAAACATTTTAA
- a CDS encoding YjiH family protein, whose translation MKKFSLSTWLLFLIPSIIGIFLFMIPFKFDGEWKIPVAILANMVAGKVEPIMPWTVTIVMILAALGSIIYQFKKDPNPDDQTFFEKLFQVNWFWTIVRVIGAVFAVMVVANIGPEAVRSEDTGGLLLSATGLLSFLFTIFLFAGLLLPLLLNFGLLEFFGTIMIKIMRPLFKLPGRSSVDALASWVGDGTIGVLLTSKQYEEGFYTKKEAAIIGTTFSVVSITFSIVVIEELELGAYFLPFYATVTLSGIVLAFIMPRIFPLSRKSNEYIDGRPFDEHAETLPKGYNVVSHGLENAMTTANKNRSVKKFVTDGLKNVLDMWIGVAPVVMAFGTIALMLATYTDLFVWLGKPFEPLLMVLGIPEAALAAQTMVVGFADMFLPALLGGELIESELTRFVIAATSVTQLIYMSEVGGLLLGSKIPVNILDLLIIFLLRTVISLPIIAAVAHILF comes from the coding sequence TTGAAGAAATTTTCACTATCTACATGGCTATTATTCTTAATACCCTCAATTATCGGAATTTTCTTATTCATGATTCCATTCAAGTTTGATGGCGAATGGAAAATTCCTGTTGCTATATTAGCGAATATGGTCGCTGGGAAAGTCGAACCTATAATGCCATGGACAGTTACAATCGTAATGATTCTTGCTGCACTTGGTTCAATCATTTATCAGTTTAAAAAAGATCCAAATCCTGATGATCAAACATTTTTTGAAAAGCTCTTCCAAGTCAATTGGTTCTGGACAATTGTACGCGTAATAGGTGCTGTCTTCGCCGTTATGGTTGTTGCAAATATTGGACCTGAAGCTGTTCGAAGCGAAGATACAGGTGGATTGTTACTTTCTGCTACAGGACTTTTGTCTTTCTTGTTCACGATATTCTTATTTGCAGGACTTCTTTTACCTTTACTATTGAATTTTGGTTTACTGGAATTTTTCGGTACAATCATGATTAAAATAATGCGTCCTCTATTTAAATTACCAGGTCGGTCTTCCGTTGATGCCCTTGCCTCTTGGGTTGGCGATGGTACAATTGGCGTCTTACTAACAAGCAAGCAATATGAAGAAGGCTTCTACACCAAAAAAGAAGCAGCGATTATTGGAACGACATTCTCAGTCGTATCGATTACTTTCTCTATTGTCGTAATTGAAGAATTAGAACTTGGTGCTTATTTCCTTCCATTTTACGCAACAGTTACTTTATCCGGTATTGTATTAGCATTTATAATGCCTCGTATATTTCCACTGTCACGTAAATCTAATGAATACATTGATGGTCGCCCATTTGATGAGCATGCAGAAACATTGCCTAAAGGATACAACGTCGTAAGTCACGGTTTAGAAAACGCCATGACAACGGCGAATAAGAATCGCTCTGTTAAGAAATTTGTTACAGATGGTTTAAAAAATGTATTAGATATGTGGATAGGTGTTGCGCCAGTCGTTATGGCGTTTGGTACCATTGCGTTAATGCTTGCCACGTATACGGATTTATTTGTATGGTTAGGGAAACCGTTTGAGCCTTTGTTGATGGTTCTTGGTATTCCTGAAGCTGCACTAGCTGCACAAACGATGGTTGTTGGTTTTGCGGACATGTTCTTACCAGCTCTTTTAGGTGGGGAATTGATTGAGTCAGAATTGACTCGTTTTGTCATCGCAGCAACTTCTGTTACACAATTGATTTACATGTCTGAAGTTGGTGGATTGTTACTAGGCTCTAAAATCCCGGTCAACATCTTAGATCTACTTATCATTTTCTTACTACGCACAGTAATTTCATTACCAATTATCGCAGCAGTAGCACATATATTATTTTAA
- a CDS encoding L-threonine 3-dehydrogenase, whose translation MKRIIVTGALGQIGSELIMKLRDIYGADNVLATDIRLTDSLVTTSGPFELLDVMDADRMHALAKDFGADTMMHMAALLSATAEEKPLLAWNLNMGGLVNALETSRELGLQFFTPSSIGAFGPSTPKQNTPQDTLQRPTTMYGVNKVAGELLCDYYFHKFGLDTRGVRFPGLVSYVTPPGGGTTDYAVDIYYKALEEGKYTSYIEQDTFMDMMYMPDAVQAIIDLMEADGSKLEHRNAFNVTAMSFEPEQIAASIRKHIPSFELSYDVDPVRQGIANSWPDAIDASAAKNEWGFKTLYDLDAMTEDMLAKLTQKV comes from the coding sequence TTGAAAAGAATTATCGTAACAGGTGCTTTAGGTCAAATTGGATCAGAATTAATTATGAAATTACGAGATATTTATGGAGCAGACAACGTTTTAGCAACGGATATTCGCTTAACAGATTCACTTGTTACTACAAGCGGACCGTTTGAATTATTAGATGTAATGGATGCAGATCGCATGCATGCACTTGCAAAAGACTTTGGCGCAGATACGATGATGCATATGGCCGCATTGTTATCGGCAACAGCAGAAGAAAAGCCATTACTTGCATGGAATTTAAATATGGGCGGCTTAGTTAATGCACTTGAAACGTCACGCGAATTAGGCCTTCAATTTTTTACCCCGAGTTCAATAGGAGCGTTTGGTCCATCCACACCGAAACAAAATACTCCCCAAGATACTTTGCAACGTCCAACCACGATGTATGGAGTGAACAAAGTGGCGGGTGAGCTATTATGTGATTACTATTTCCACAAGTTTGGTTTAGATACTCGCGGTGTACGTTTCCCTGGGCTTGTTTCGTACGTAACGCCACCAGGTGGAGGAACAACGGATTATGCGGTAGATATTTATTATAAAGCATTAGAAGAGGGGAAATATACTTCATACATTGAGCAAGACACGTTTATGGATATGATGTATATGCCTGATGCCGTCCAAGCAATCATTGACTTAATGGAAGCAGATGGGTCAAAACTTGAACACCGAAACGCGTTTAACGTTACAGCAATGAGTTTTGAGCCGGAACAAATTGCGGCATCAATTCGTAAACACATTCCAAGTTTCGAATTGTCGTACGATGTAGATCCAGTTCGACAAGGTATTGCAAATAGTTGGCCAGATGCGATTGATGCAAGCGCTGCTAAAAATGAATGGGGCTTTAAAACACTGTACGATTTAGATGCAATGACCGAAGATATGCTCGCAAAACTTACCCAAAAAGTATAA
- a CDS encoding YojF family protein has protein sequence MEVVDVKKLQELLNSFADKDIYLHLETTNGAYASHFDETVFNAGAFIRNIVVKYELGKVAGDSPHRVGLKLPHGWVYAQGITHFELDEHGRLLMAGHDQSGKLAVALHISETPFTY, from the coding sequence ATGGAAGTTGTAGATGTAAAAAAATTGCAGGAGTTGTTAAACTCCTTTGCCGATAAAGATATTTATCTCCACCTTGAAACAACAAATGGAGCTTACGCATCCCATTTTGACGAAACTGTGTTTAATGCCGGTGCTTTTATTCGCAATATTGTTGTTAAGTATGAGCTTGGAAAAGTTGCTGGAGATAGCCCTCACCGAGTCGGATTGAAATTGCCGCATGGTTGGGTTTACGCACAAGGTATCACACATTTTGAATTAGATGAGCATGGCCGCCTGTTGATGGCTGGACATGATCAAAGCGGAAAATTAGCGGTAGCTCTTCATATAAGCGAAACACCATTCACGTATTAA